One Nicotiana sylvestris chromosome 12, ASM39365v2, whole genome shotgun sequence genomic window carries:
- the LOC138882714 gene encoding uncharacterized protein gives MKRLSIYVPLVEALEQMPGYAKFMKDLVTNKRSMNCEMIKMTYQVSAIVHSMAPRLEVLGAFTIPCTIGSADFANALCYLGASINLMPYFVFKTMGIGQPRPTSMRLQMEERTMKRPLVIIDDVLVRVNKFILPTNFVILDCEVDYKVLIILGRPFLATWKALVDVEAGELTFWVGDEKVVFHIYMSMRQPNSNEVYSFVDLVTEVIVEDTSAVINVEDPLEATLLNHDMTEDEGLVECVNALRGMGSYTYEPQKLSLDLENWKTPPIKPSIEEPPILDLKLFPSQLKCEFVAPCSTLPVILSSCLTNV, from the coding sequence atgaaacgTTTGTCCATATatgtgcctttggtggaagctctagaacaaatgccaggctatgccaagtttatgaaagacttggtaacCAATAAGAGATCCATGAATTGTGAAATGATCAAGATGACGTACCAAGTGAGTGCCATTGTACATTCCATGGCCCCAAGGCTAGAGGTCCTCGGTGCTTTTACTATCCCGTGCACTATTGGTAGTGCCGATTTCGCCAATGCTTTGTGCTACTTGGGGGCAAGCATTAACTTGATGCCATATTTTGTATTCAAGACAAtggggattgggcaaccaagacccacttccatgaggttacaaatggaagagagaacaatgaagagaccattggtgATCATTGACGATGTGCTAGTTCGGGTCAACAAGTTCATACTTCCCACAAATTTTGTGATTCTTGACTGCGAGGTTGACTATAAGGTGCtgatcatattggggagacctttcctagctacatGGAAGGCTTTAGTTGATGTAGAAGCAGGGGAGCTCACCttctgggtgggtgatgaaaaagttgtGTTCCATATCTACATGTCAATGAGGCAGCCAAATAGCAACGAAGTATATTCATTTGTGGATCTTGTGACCGAGGTGATTGTTGAAGACACCAGTGCTGTGATtaatgtggaggaccctttggAAGCTACGTTGTTGAACCATGATATGACTGAGGATGAAGGCTTAGTTGAATGTGTCAATGCTTTACGAGGAATGGGTTCATATACATATGAGCCCCAAaaactttccttggatcttgagaactggaagactccaccaataaagccctcaatcgaggagcctcccatATTAGATTTGAAGCTTTTTCCTTCACAAC